A stretch of Helicobacter pylori oki112 DNA encodes these proteins:
- the ylxH gene encoding flagellum site-determining protein YlxH gives MNNQASRLDNLINIKNPKSFFDNKGNTKFIAITSGKGGVGKSNISANLAYALYKKGYKVGVFDADIGLANLDVIFGVKTHKNILHALKGEAKLQEIICEIEPGLCLIPGDSGEEILKYISGAEALDQFVDEEGVLSSLDYIVVDTGAGIGATTQAFLNASDCVVIVTTPDPSAITDAYACIKINSKNKDELFLIANMVAQPKEGRATYERLFKVAKNNIASLELHYLGAIENSSLLKRYVRERKILRKIAPNDLFSQSIDQIAGLLVSKLETGALEIPKEGFKSFFKRLLSYLG, from the coding sequence ATGAACAATCAAGCGAGTCGCTTAGATAATTTGATAAATATTAAAAACCCCAAAAGTTTTTTTGACAATAAAGGGAATACCAAATTCATCGCTATCACAAGCGGTAAGGGAGGCGTGGGGAAATCCAACATTAGCGCTAATTTAGCTTATGCTTTATACAAGAAAGGTTATAAGGTAGGGGTGTTTGATGCGGATATTGGTTTAGCGAATTTAGACGTGATTTTTGGGGTGAAAACCCATAAAAATATCTTGCACGCCTTAAAGGGTGAAGCCAAATTGCAAGAAATCATTTGCGAGATTGAACCCGGGCTTTGCTTAATTCCCGGGGATAGCGGCGAAGAAATTTTAAAATACATTAGCGGCGCGGAAGCTTTAGATCAATTCGTGGATGAAGAGGGGGTTTTAAGCTCTTTGGATTATATTGTGGTTGATACGGGAGCTGGGATTGGAGCCACTACGCAAGCGTTTTTGAATGCGAGCGATTGCGTGGTGATTGTTACCACCCCCGATCCTTCAGCGATTACCGATGCGTATGCATGCATTAAAATCAACTCCAAGAATAAAGATGAATTGTTTCTTATCGCTAACATGGTAGCCCAACCTAAAGAGGGTAGGGCGACTTATGAAAGGTTGTTTAAAGTGGCTAAAAACAATATCGCTTCATTAGAATTGCATTACTTAGGGGCGATTGAAAACAGCTCCTTATTGAAACGCTATGTGAGGGAGCGGAAAATTTTGAGAAAAATAGCCCCTAACGATTTGTTTTCGCAATCCATTGATCAGATAGCGGGTCTTTTAGTTTCTAAATTAGAAACCGGTGCTTTAGAAATACCAAAAGAAGGTTTTAAAAGCTTTTTTAAAAGGCTTTTGAGTTATTTGGGGTAG
- a CDS encoding YhcH/YjgK/YiaL family protein: protein MAIFGELGSLGHLFKKTQELEILHAYLKEVMQKGSGANQRVLNLAPNTEFQTPLGHGIFSIEQSYCLEHAKESEKGFFESHKKYVDFQLIVKGVEGAKAVGINQAVIKNPYDEKKDLIVYEPVQETSFLRLDVGMLAIFFENDAHALRFYGESFEKYREEPIFKAVVKVPKGLIKLKL from the coding sequence ATGGCTATTTTTGGGGAATTAGGCTCGCTTGGGCATTTGTTTAAAAAAACGCAAGAATTAGAAATTTTGCATGCGTATTTAAAAGAGGTCATGCAAAAGGGCAGTGGAGCGAATCAAAGGGTTTTGAACCTTGCTCCTAATACAGAATTTCAAACGCCTTTAGGGCATGGCATCTTTAGCATAGAGCAGAGTTATTGTTTAGAGCATGCCAAAGAAAGCGAGAAAGGCTTTTTTGAAAGCCACAAAAAATATGTGGATTTCCAGCTGATTGTCAAAGGCGTTGAGGGGGCTAAAGCGGTGGGTATCAATCAAGCTGTCATTAAAAACCCTTACGATGAAAAAAAAGATTTGATCGTTTATGAGCCGGTTCAAGAGACTTCTTTTTTGCGTTTAGATGTGGGCATGCTGGCTATTTTTTTTGAAAACGATGCGCATGCGTTGAGGTTTTATGGAGAGTCTTTTGAAAAATATAGGGAAGAGCCGATTTTTAAAGCGGTCGTTAAAGTGCCCAAAGGGTTGATCAAATTAAAATTATGA
- the fliY gene encoding flagellar motor switch protein FliY gives MQDFIKIFIQEVVSTLEGLVGKAPSVGLEKEISSSDESFLKLISAPYARVKISAIEKEESSIELLAPVVLVTALSDLMLGGEGASKEEMDNDDLDAFKEMASNIFGAIATSLKSQELLPKLNFTTTNAEIAKELPKKEDYAKAVVFSFKMEAIKESQIVLLTTAAFERQFEKTHQEEKEETTEGAAEEVKTHDASLENIEIRNISMLLDVKLNVKVRIGQKKMILKDVVSMDIGSVVELDQLVNDPLEILVDDKVIAKGEVVIVDGNFGIQITDIGTKKERLEQLKN, from the coding sequence ATGCAAGATTTTATTAAAATTTTTATTCAAGAGGTTGTTTCTACTTTAGAAGGGTTGGTGGGTAAGGCTCCAAGCGTGGGATTAGAAAAAGAAATTTCTAGTAGCGACGAATCTTTTTTGAAATTAATCAGCGCGCCTTATGCAAGAGTTAAAATTAGCGCGATTGAAAAAGAAGAGAGCTCTATTGAATTACTGGCTCCGGTAGTTTTAGTTACCGCTTTAAGCGATTTGATGCTAGGAGGTGAGGGGGCGAGTAAGGAAGAAATGGATAATGACGATTTAGATGCTTTTAAAGAAATGGCTTCTAATATTTTTGGTGCGATCGCTACAAGCTTGAAGTCTCAAGAATTGCTCCCCAAACTCAATTTCACTACCACGAACGCTGAAATCGCTAAAGAGCTTCCTAAAAAAGAAGATTACGCTAAAGCGGTGGTGTTTTCTTTTAAAATGGAAGCCATCAAAGAAAGCCAAATCGTTTTATTGACTACGGCGGCTTTTGAACGCCAATTTGAAAAAACGCATCAAGAAGAAAAAGAAGAAACGACAGAGGGCGCTGCTGAAGAGGTTAAAACCCATGATGCGTCTTTAGAAAACATAGAAATCCGCAATATTAGCATGCTTTTAGATGTGAAATTGAATGTTAAGGTGCGCATCGGGCAAAAAAAGATGATTTTAAAAGATGTGGTCTCTATGGATATAGGGAGCGTGGTGGAGTTGGATCAATTGGTGAATGACCCTTTGGAAATTCTTGTAGATGATAAGGTGATCGCTAAGGGCGAAGTGGTGATCGTGGATGGGAATTTTGGTATTCAGATCACGGATATTGGCACTAAAAAGGAACGCTTAGAGCAACTGAAAAATTAA
- a CDS encoding DnaJ family protein — protein MSKSLYQTLNVSENASQDEIKKSYRRLARQYHPDLNKTKEAEEKFKEINAAYEILSDEEKRRQYDQFGDNMFGGQNFSDFAKSRSASEDLDDILSSIFGKGGFSQRFSQNSQGFSGFNFSNFAPENLDMTATLNVSVLDTLLGNKKQVSINNETFSLKIPIGVEEGEKIRVRNKGKMGRTGRGDLLLQIHIEEDEIYRREKDDIIQIFDLPLKTALFGGKIEIATWHKTLTLTIPPNTKAMQKFRIKEKGIKNRKTSHVGDLYLQARLILPKTETLSNELKALLEKEL, from the coding sequence ACAATACCACCCGGATTTGAATAAAACCAAAGAAGCCGAAGAAAAATTCAAAGAAATCAACGCCGCTTATGAAATTTTAAGCGACGAAGAAAAACGCCGCCAATACGATCAGTTTGGCGATAACATGTTTGGCGGGCAGAATTTCAGCGATTTTGCTAAAAGCCGTAGCGCCAGTGAAGATTTGGACGATATTTTAAGCTCTATTTTTGGGAAAGGAGGCTTTTCGCAAAGATTTTCTCAAAACTCGCAAGGCTTTTCTGGCTTTAATTTTTCCAATTTCGCCCCTGAAAATTTAGACATGACCGCCACTTTAAATGTCTCTGTTTTAGACACCCTTTTAGGCAATAAAAAACAAGTGAGCATCAATAATGAGACTTTTAGCCTTAAAATCCCTATCGGCGTAGAAGAGGGCGAAAAAATCAGGGTTCGCAACAAGGGGAAAATGGGGCGAACGGGTAGGGGCGATTTGCTCTTGCAGATCCATATTGAAGAAGATGAAATTTATAGGCGCGAAAAAGACGATATTATCCAAATCTTTGATTTACCCTTAAAGACGGCTCTTTTTGGAGGGAAAATTGAAATCGCTACTTGGCATAAAACCTTAACCCTAACCATTCCCCCTAACACCAAAGCGATGCAAAAATTCCGCATTAAAGAAAAAGGGATCAAAAACAGAAAAACTTCGCATGTGGGGGATTTGTATTTGCAAGCTCGTTTGATCTTGCCTAAAACGGAAACGCTTTCTAATGAGTTGAAAGCGTTATTAGAAAAAGAATTGTAA
- a CDS encoding RNA polymerase sigma factor FliA, which produces MILMMENRMPKEIQKTQTSETSEKNIEKVLNAYDKQQHHYQDALAIQYLPAVRAMAFRLKERLPSSIDFNDLVSIGTEELIKLARRYESALNDSFWGYAKTRVNGAMLDYLRSLDVISRSNRKLIKSIDIEITKHLNEHGKEPSDAYLAQTLGENIEKIKEAKTASDIYALVPIDEQFNAIEQDEITKKIEAEELLEHVQKALNQMSEREQILIQLYYFEELNLSEIKEILGITESRISQIIKEVIKKVRKSLGVDHG; this is translated from the coding sequence ATGATTTTGATGATGGAAAATAGAATGCCCAAAGAAATTCAAAAAACTCAAACAAGCGAAACAAGCGAAAAAAATATAGAAAAGGTTTTGAACGCCTATGATAAGCAGCAACACCACTATCAAGACGCGCTCGCTATCCAGTATTTACCGGCCGTGCGCGCTATGGCGTTTCGTTTGAAAGAACGCTTGCCCAGCTCTATTGATTTTAACGATCTGGTTTCTATTGGCACTGAAGAATTGATTAAATTAGCCAGGCGTTATGAGAGCGCGTTAAACGATTCTTTTTGGGGGTATGCTAAAACTCGTGTCAATGGGGCGATGCTAGATTATTTGCGCTCTTTAGATGTGATTTCTCGCTCCAACAGAAAGCTGATTAAAAGCATTGATATTGAAATCACCAAACACCTTAATGAGCATGGGAAAGAGCCTAGCGATGCGTATTTAGCGCAAACTTTAGGCGAAAATATTGAAAAAATTAAAGAAGCCAAAACGGCTTCAGATATTTATGCGTTAGTGCCAATAGACGAACAATTCAATGCGATTGAGCAAGATGAAATCACTAAAAAAATTGAAGCAGAAGAATTGTTAGAGCATGTCCAAAAAGCGCTGAATCAAATGAGCGAAAGAGAGCAAATCCTTATCCAGCTTTATTACTTTGAAGAGTTGAATCTGAGCGAGATTAAAGAGATTTTAGGCATTACTGAATCGCGCATTTCTCAAATCATTAAAGAAGTGATTAAAAAGGTGCGTAAATCCTTAGGAGTGGATCATGGCTGA
- a CDS encoding DUF2147 domain-containing protein — protein MKLVSLVIVFCCFLGAVELPGIYQTQEFLYMKSSFVEFFEHNGKFYAYGISDVDGSKARKDKLNPNPKLRNRSDKGVVFLSDLIKVGKRSYKGGKAYNFYDGKTYYVRVTQNSNGDLEFTSSYDKWGYVGKTFTWKRLSDEEIKNLKLKRFDLNEVLKTIKDSPI, from the coding sequence ATGAAATTGGTGAGTCTTGTTATAGTTTTTTGTTGTTTTTTAGGGGCTGTAGAGTTGCCTGGAATTTATCAAACTCAAGAATTTTTATACATGAAAAGCTCTTTTGTGGAGTTTTTTGAGCATAATGGGAAGTTCTATGCCTATGGTATTTCTGATGTGGATGGCTCTAAAGCCAGAAAAGACAAGCTTAATCCTAACCCAAAACTGAGGAATCGCAGCGATAAAGGCGTGGTGTTTTTAAGCGATTTGATTAAGGTTGGAAAACGATCTTATAAAGGCGGTAAAGCGTATAATTTTTATGACGGCAAGACCTACTATGTAAGGGTTACTCAAAATTCAAACGGGGATTTAGAATTCACTTCAAGCTATGACAAATGGGGGTATGTCGGCAAGACTTTCACTTGGAAACGCTTGAGCGATGAAGAAATCAAAAATCTAAAACTCAAGCGTTTTGACTTGAATGAAGTCCTTAAAACCATTAAAGATAGCCCTATCTAA
- a CDS encoding heat shock protein transcriptional repressor HspR codes for MCDYDEPLYLISVVAKILGVHPQTLRQYEKEGLIEPSRTDGKMRLYSQRDMDKIKTILRLTRDMGVNLAGVDIILRLKEKLDELDNLNKELQDALQKHSKNTKTPMKNLNTPMNFYELILFKK; via the coding sequence GTGTGCGATTATGATGAACCGCTTTATTTGATAAGCGTCGTGGCTAAAATCTTAGGCGTGCACCCTCAAACCTTGCGCCAATACGAAAAAGAGGGTTTGATAGAGCCTAGCAGGACTGATGGGAAAATGCGCTTGTATTCCCAACGAGACATGGACAAAATCAAAACGATTTTACGCCTTACAAGGGATATGGGGGTTAATCTAGCGGGCGTGGATATTATCTTGCGTTTAAAAGAAAAGCTCGATGAATTAGACAATCTCAATAAAGAACTGCAAGACGCTCTGCAAAAACACTCTAAAAACACCAAAACCCCAATGAAAAATTTAAACACCCCTATGAATTTTTACGAATTGATTTTATTTAAAAAATGA
- the fliM gene encoding flagellar motor switch protein FliM produces MADILSQEEIDALLEVVDENVDIQNVQKKDIIPQRSVTLYDFKRPNRVSKEQLRSFRSIHDKMARNLSSQVSSIMRSIVEIQLHSVDQMTYGEFLMSLPSPTSFNVFSMKPIGGTGVLEINPSIAFPMIDRLLGGKGSAYDQSREFSDIELNLLDTILRQVMQILKEVWSPVVEMFPTIDAKESSANVVQIVAQNEISIMVVLEIIIGHSRGMMNICYPVISIESILSKMGSRDLMLSETNSKKSRNKELQALLSGVSVDMMVFLGAVELSLKEMLDLDVGDTIRLNKIANDEVSVYVHKKKRYLASVGFQGYRKTIQIKEVIYSEKERTKEILEMLEEQRRGKVGDIMKIEEE; encoded by the coding sequence ATGGCTGATATTTTAAGCCAAGAAGAAATTGATGCGCTTTTAGAAGTCGTTGATGAAAATGTGGATATTCAAAATGTCCAAAAAAAAGATATTATCCCGCAACGCAGCGTAACCCTCTATGATTTCAAACGCCCTAATCGTGTGAGTAAGGAGCAACTGCGCTCTTTTAGGAGCATCCATGATAAAATGGCTAGGAATCTTTCCAGTCAAGTTTCTTCTATCATGCGTTCTATTGTGGAAATTCAGCTCCATAGCGTGGATCAAATGACTTATGGCGAGTTTTTGATGAGTTTGCCTAGCCCTACGAGTTTTAATGTTTTTTCTATGAAGCCTATTGGAGGAACAGGGGTTTTAGAAATCAATCCCAGCATCGCTTTCCCTATGATTGACAGACTATTAGGGGGTAAGGGGAGCGCGTATGATCAAAGTAGGGAGTTTAGCGATATTGAATTGAATTTATTGGATACGATTTTACGCCAAGTGATGCAAATTTTAAAAGAAGTGTGGTCGCCCGTGGTGGAGATGTTTCCTACCATTGACGCTAAAGAATCCAGCGCGAATGTGGTTCAGATAGTCGCTCAAAATGAAATTTCTATCATGGTGGTTTTAGAGATTATTATTGGGCATAGTCGTGGGATGATGAATATTTGTTACCCGGTGATTTCCATTGAGAGCATTCTTTCTAAAATGGGGAGTAGGGATTTGATGCTTTCAGAAACGAATTCCAAAAAGAGCCGTAATAAGGAATTGCAAGCGTTATTGAGCGGGGTGAGCGTGGATATGATGGTGTTTTTGGGTGCGGTGGAATTGAGTTTGAAAGAAATGTTAGATTTAGATGTGGGGGATACTATCCGGTTGAATAAGATCGCTAATGATGAAGTGAGCGTGTATGTGCATAAAAAAAAGCGTTATTTAGCGAGCGTGGGGTTTCAAGGGTATAGGAAAACCATTCAAATTAAAGAAGTGATCTATAGCGAAAAAGAACGCACTAAAGAAATTTTAGAAATGCTAGAAGAACAGCGCAGAGGCAAAGTGGGCGATATTATGAAAATAGAAGAAGAGTGA
- the fur gene encoding ferric iron uptake transcriptional regulator produces MKRLETLESILERLRMSIKKNGLKNSKQREEVVSVLYRSGTHLSPEEITHSIRQKDKNTSISSVYRILNFLEKENFICVLETSKSGRRYEIAAKEHHDHIICLHCGKIIEFADPEIEQRQNEVVKKYQAKLISHDMKMFVWCKECQESEC; encoded by the coding sequence ATGAAAAGATTAGAAACTTTAGAATCCATTTTAGAGCGCTTGAGGATGTCTATCAAAAAAAACGGACTCAAAAATTCAAAACAAAGGGAAGAAGTGGTGAGCGTTTTGTATCGCAGCGGCACACACCTAAGCCCTGAAGAAATCACGCATTCTATCCGTCAAAAGGACAAAAACACCAGCATTTCTTCAGTCTATCGCATTTTGAATTTCTTAGAAAAAGAAAATTTTATCTGTGTTTTAGAGACTTCAAAAAGCGGTCGGCGCTATGAAATTGCGGCTAAAGAACACCATGATCACATCATTTGTTTGCATTGCGGTAAGATCATTGAATTTGCAGACCCTGAAATCGAACAACGCCAGAATGAAGTCGTTAAAAAATATCAAGCCAAACTGATTAGTCATGACATGAAAATGTTTGTGTGGTGTAAAGAATGCCAAGAGAGTGAATGTTAA
- a CDS encoding replication-associated recombination protein A, giving the protein MSLTSLLNPTSLEDFLGQEHLIGKDAPLFKALQSKHFPHAFFYGPPGVGKTSLAQIIARMLGRPILLFNATDFKLEDLRLKLKNYQNTLLKPVVFIDETHRLNKTQQEFLLPIMEKDHALILGASTQDPNYSLSHAIRSRSFIFELTPLNKSDLDKLCVKALTLLKKQIEPSAKTYLLNNSAGDARALLNLLDLSAKIENPITLETLQSLRPHSLNDGSYSDDTHYNLTSALIKSLRGSDENASIYYLARLIAGGENPEFIARRLVVFASEDIGNANPNALNLASSCLFAVKQIGYPEARIILSQCVIYLACSPKSNTAYRAINQALDCVQKGSLYPIPKHLLPNAKDYLYPHNYNGYVKQDYLEKPLNLVSSQGIGFEKTLLEWLDKIRN; this is encoded by the coding sequence ATGAGCCTGACTTCGCTTTTAAACCCCACAAGCCTAGAAGATTTTTTAGGCCAAGAGCATCTAATAGGGAAAGACGCCCCCTTATTTAAAGCCCTACAATCCAAACACTTCCCCCATGCCTTTTTCTATGGCCCTCCTGGCGTGGGCAAAACAAGCCTGGCTCAAATCATCGCCCGCATGCTAGGGCGCCCCATTCTTTTATTCAATGCGACGGATTTCAAGCTAGAGGATTTGCGCCTTAAGCTTAAAAATTACCAAAACACCCTTTTAAAACCCGTTGTTTTTATTGATGAAACCCACAGATTGAATAAAACCCAACAAGAATTTTTACTCCCCATTATGGAAAAAGATCACGCTTTAATCTTAGGGGCTAGCACGCAAGATCCTAATTACAGCCTAAGCCATGCGATCCGCTCAAGAAGTTTTATTTTTGAATTAACCCCCCTAAACAAGAGCGATTTAGACAAGCTTTGCGTTAAAGCTTTAACATTGCTCAAAAAACAAATAGAGCCTAGCGCTAAAACCTATCTTTTAAACAACAGCGCTGGCGATGCTAGAGCGTTATTAAACCTTTTAGATTTGAGCGCCAAAATAGAAAATCCTATCACTTTAGAAACCCTACAATCCTTACGGCCTCATAGCCTGAATGACGGATCTTATAGCGATGATACGCATTATAACCTTACTAGCGCGTTAATCAAATCTTTAAGAGGGAGCGATGAAAACGCTTCCATCTATTATCTGGCGCGCTTGATTGCTGGCGGGGAAAACCCGGAATTTATCGCCAGAAGGTTGGTGGTTTTTGCGAGCGAAGATATTGGTAACGCTAACCCAAACGCCCTTAATTTAGCCTCTTCTTGCTTGTTTGCAGTCAAACAAATCGGCTACCCTGAAGCGCGCATTATTTTAAGCCAGTGCGTGATTTATCTGGCTTGTTCGCCTAAATCCAACACGGCTTATAGAGCGATCAATCAGGCTTTGGATTGCGTTCAAAAAGGCTCACTCTACCCTATTCCTAAACACCTTCTGCCTAACGCTAAAGACTACCTTTACCCGCACAATTATAACGGCTATGTCAAACAAGATTATTTAGAAAAACCCCTAAATCTGGTTTCTTCTCAAGGCATAGGGTTTGAAAAAACCCTTTTAGAATGGCTTGATAAAATAAGAAATTGA